The following coding sequences are from one Holophagales bacterium window:
- the tpx gene encoding thiol peroxidase — MERTGIITFLGNPLTLVGPEIKVGDKAPDFTVLDNGLGAKSLKDFAGKTVVLSVTPSLDTPVCDAQLRRFNDTATKLADDVVVLNVSMDLPFANKRFCSVAGIEKALTLSDHRDASFGNAYGVLVKELRLLARAIFVVGKDGLVRYAEIVPEMTHHPDYDKALAAAK, encoded by the coding sequence ATGGAGAGAACCGGCATCATCACGTTCCTCGGGAACCCCCTCACCCTCGTCGGACCCGAGATCAAGGTCGGCGACAAGGCCCCCGACTTCACCGTCCTGGACAACGGCCTCGGCGCGAAGAGCCTGAAAGACTTCGCGGGCAAGACGGTCGTCCTCAGCGTCACCCCGTCCCTCGACACTCCGGTCTGCGACGCGCAGCTGCGCCGGTTCAACGACACGGCGACGAAGCTCGCCGACGACGTCGTCGTCCTGAACGTCTCGATGGACCTGCCGTTCGCGAACAAGCGCTTCTGCTCGGTCGCCGGCATCGAGAAGGCGCTCACGCTGAGCGACCACCGCGACGCTTCGTTCGGGAACGCGTACGGCGTCCTCGTCAAGGAGCTCCGCCTCCTCGCCCGCGCGATCTTCGTCGTCGGCAAGGACGGCCTCGTCAGGTACGCCGAGATCGTCCCCGAGATGACCCACCACCCGGACTACGACAAGGCGCTCGCCGCCGCGAAGTAA
- the rfbB gene encoding dTDP-glucose 4,6-dehydratase — translation MILVTGGAGFIGVNFVLDWVALSGEPVVNLDKLTYAGNPRSLAPLEADDRHVFVHGDIGDRALVGELLARHRPRAIVNFAAESHVDRSIHGPEDFIQTNVVGTFHLIDTVRGWWNALPEPEKSAFRFLHVSTDEVYGSLGPSDPPFTEATAFSPNSPYSASKAASDHLVRAYHHTYGLPTLTTNCSNNYGPYQFPEKLIPLMILNAVRGKPLPVYGDGMNVRDWLYVADHCSAIRAVLERGRPGETYNVGGWNEMPNLTIVHTLCSLLDEMRPDEAGPRTRLITYVKDRPGHDRRYAIDAGKILSELGWKPAETFETGIRKTVRWYLDNLPWVEDVASGEYRRWIEANYSGRGA, via the coding sequence TTGATTCTCGTGACGGGCGGGGCCGGCTTCATCGGCGTGAACTTCGTGCTCGACTGGGTCGCCCTCTCCGGCGAGCCGGTCGTGAACCTCGACAAGCTGACCTACGCGGGCAACCCGCGAAGCCTCGCCCCTCTGGAGGCGGACGACCGCCACGTCTTCGTCCACGGAGACATCGGCGACCGGGCCCTCGTCGGCGAGCTGCTCGCACGGCACAGGCCCCGCGCGATCGTGAACTTCGCGGCGGAGTCCCACGTGGACCGCTCGATCCACGGACCCGAGGACTTCATCCAGACGAACGTCGTCGGCACCTTCCACCTGATCGACACCGTGCGCGGCTGGTGGAACGCCCTCCCCGAGCCGGAGAAGTCCGCCTTCCGGTTCCTCCACGTCTCCACCGACGAGGTCTACGGCTCGCTCGGGCCGTCGGACCCTCCCTTCACCGAGGCGACGGCGTTCTCGCCGAACAGCCCCTACTCGGCGAGCAAGGCCGCGTCCGACCACCTCGTGCGGGCCTACCACCACACCTACGGCCTGCCGACGCTGACGACGAACTGCTCGAACAACTACGGTCCCTATCAGTTCCCCGAGAAGCTCATCCCCCTGATGATCCTGAACGCGGTCCGTGGCAAACCTTTGCCGGTCTACGGGGACGGCATGAACGTCCGCGACTGGCTGTACGTCGCCGACCACTGCTCGGCCATCCGCGCCGTGCTGGAGAGAGGGCGCCCGGGCGAGACCTACAACGTCGGCGGCTGGAACGAGATGCCGAACCTGACGATCGTCCACACGCTCTGCAGCCTGCTGGACGAGATGCGCCCCGACGAGGCCGGCCCCCGCACGCGCCTGATCACCTACGTGAAGGACCGCCCGGGGCACGACCGCCGGTACGCCATCGACGCGGGGAAGATCCTCTCCGAGCTGGGCTGGAAGCCCGCCGAGACGTTCGAGACCGGCATCCGGAAGACCGTGCGGTGGTACCTCGACAACCTCCCGTGGGTCGAGGACGTGGCGAGCGGCGAGTACCGGCGCTGGATCGAGGCGAACTACTCCGGCCGGGGGGCCTGA
- a CDS encoding WYL domain-containing protein: MAVKDRPLFRRILEFDDLLRRRRLVNATNLAARWKTSTKTVQRFVGFMRDEMDAPIVFDRKRGSFRYSDPSWHLPWIPVEGPGLFAIGVASKVLQQYEGTPVAEGLREAFQRLSDMMPAEIRVSPGAFVERLYIHPQPIRLVDPAVWTAVATAIRERTILKVRYQKPGGETSTRQLAPYGLVLAAGDWLVAAQDRDDDPRTVKTFYVARIRDAEVGTEPFTIPRDFDLKRHFGETIGIFSGSEPFRFRVRFTKAMAAWVAEVRWHPKQKLTPLPGGELELDLPAGSLFEARRFVLSFGREAIAMSPSSLVEALRAETAEMAAAYRE, from the coding sequence GTGGCGGTCAAGGACCGGCCCCTCTTCCGTCGCATCCTCGAGTTCGACGACCTCCTGCGTCGCAGGCGCCTCGTCAACGCGACGAATCTCGCCGCCCGGTGGAAGACGTCGACGAAGACGGTGCAGCGTTTCGTCGGCTTCATGCGCGACGAGATGGACGCCCCGATCGTCTTCGATCGCAAGCGCGGGTCGTTCCGCTACTCCGACCCGTCCTGGCACCTGCCGTGGATCCCGGTGGAGGGGCCGGGCCTCTTCGCCATCGGCGTCGCGAGCAAGGTGCTCCAGCAGTACGAAGGGACGCCGGTCGCCGAAGGGCTTCGCGAGGCGTTCCAGCGCCTCTCCGACATGATGCCGGCGGAGATCCGCGTCAGCCCCGGCGCGTTCGTCGAGCGGCTCTACATCCACCCGCAACCGATCCGCCTCGTCGACCCGGCCGTCTGGACGGCGGTCGCGACCGCGATCCGTGAACGGACGATCCTGAAGGTCCGCTACCAGAAGCCCGGGGGCGAGACGAGCACGCGGCAGCTCGCTCCCTACGGCCTCGTCCTGGCCGCGGGCGACTGGCTCGTCGCGGCCCAGGATCGCGACGACGACCCGCGGACCGTCAAGACGTTCTACGTCGCCCGCATTCGCGACGCCGAGGTCGGAACGGAGCCCTTCACCATTCCCCGCGACTTCGACCTGAAGCGCCACTTCGGCGAGACGATCGGGATCTTCTCCGGGAGCGAGCCGTTCCGGTTCCGCGTCCGCTTCACGAAGGCGATGGCGGCCTGGGTGGCGGAGGTCCGCTGGCACCCGAAGCAGAAGCTGACGCCGCTCCCGGGCGGCGAGCTCGAGCTCGACCTGCCGGCGGGCTCGCTCTTCGAGGCGCGGCGCTTCGTCCTCTCGTTCGGACGGGAGGCGATCGCGATGTCTCCCTCCTCGCTCGTCGAGGCCCTCCGGGCCGAGACGGCGGAGATGGCCGCGGC
- the galE gene encoding UDP-glucose 4-epimerase GalE — protein MSRILVTGGAGYIGSHTCVELLRAGHEVVVLDNLCNARRESLRRVTELTGRTFPFVEGDVRDRSALDALFRAHHVDAVIHFAGLKAVGESVARPLLYWDNNVCGTVSLLEAMARAGVTTMVFSSSATVYGDPASVPIREDFPTGVPTNPYGRSKLVVEQVLSDLSTAEPGWRIALLRYFNPVGAHESGRLGEDPRGVPNNLMPYVSQVAVGRRDALNVFGDDYPTPDGTGVRDYIHVVDLAAGHLKAVEKLEEGPGVRVWNLGTGRGTSVKELVQAFEKASGRAIPFRIVPRRPGDIAQCWADPSKAERELGWKAARGLDEMCADSWRWQQQNPNGFGDAD, from the coding sequence ATGAGCAGGATTCTCGTCACCGGCGGCGCCGGGTACATCGGTTCCCACACCTGCGTCGAGCTCCTGCGGGCCGGCCACGAGGTCGTCGTCCTGGACAACCTCTGCAACGCCCGGCGGGAGTCCCTCCGCCGGGTGACGGAGCTGACGGGGCGCACCTTCCCCTTCGTCGAGGGCGACGTGAGAGACCGCTCCGCGCTCGACGCGCTCTTCCGCGCGCACCACGTCGACGCGGTCATTCACTTCGCCGGTCTGAAGGCGGTGGGGGAGTCGGTCGCAAGGCCCCTCCTGTACTGGGACAACAACGTCTGCGGGACCGTGAGCCTCCTCGAGGCGATGGCCCGCGCCGGCGTGACGACGATGGTCTTCAGCTCCTCCGCGACCGTTTACGGCGACCCCGCGAGTGTCCCCATCCGGGAGGACTTCCCCACCGGCGTTCCGACGAATCCCTACGGGCGCAGCAAGCTCGTGGTCGAGCAGGTGCTCTCGGACCTGTCCACGGCGGAGCCCGGCTGGCGGATCGCGCTGCTGCGCTACTTCAACCCGGTAGGCGCTCACGAGAGCGGGCGGCTCGGCGAGGACCCCCGCGGCGTCCCGAACAACCTCATGCCCTACGTCTCGCAGGTGGCCGTCGGCCGGCGCGACGCCCTGAACGTCTTCGGCGACGACTACCCGACTCCCGACGGCACCGGGGTGCGGGACTACATCCACGTCGTGGACCTCGCGGCGGGCCACCTGAAGGCCGTCGAGAAGCTCGAGGAAGGGCCCGGGGTCCGGGTCTGGAACCTCGGCACGGGCCGCGGCACCAGCGTGAAGGAGCTCGTGCAGGCGTTCGAGAAGGCCTCGGGTCGCGCGATCCCCTTCCGGATCGTGCCCCGGCGGCCGGGCGACATCGCGCAGTGCTGGGCGGACCCGTCGAAGGCCGAGCGGGAGCTGGGCTGGAAGGCGGCTCGCGGCCTGGACGAGATGTGCGCGGACAGCTGGCGGTGGCAGCAGCAGAACCCGAACGGATTCGGCGACGCGGACTGA